Proteins encoded in a region of the Micropterus dolomieu isolate WLL.071019.BEF.003 ecotype Adirondacks linkage group LG07, ASM2129224v1, whole genome shotgun sequence genome:
- the LOC123973996 gene encoding trace amine-associated receptor 13c-like: MEVDDGAELCFPQLLNTSSRKPTLPQSEAVFLHTLVFSISLLTVALNLLVIISVSHFRQLHTPTNILLLSLAVSDFLVGLLLMPVEILRKTSCWFLGDLMCSLYIYVAYITPSASVGDMVLISVDRYVAICDPLHYTTRITVRKVKLCVCLCWFCSVFYCSLFVKYGMTQPDRYDSCYGECVIVISYIAGAADLVFTFIVPITVIVVLYMRVFVVAVSQARAMRSHITAVTLQTSVTLTKNSELKAARTLGVLVVVFLVCFCPYYCVSFAGDNTLNSSSASYGLSLLYLHSCLNPVIYALFYPWFKKAVFQIVTFKILQPGSCEANIL; encoded by the exons ATGGAGGTTGATGACGGAGCAGAGCTCTGCTTTCCACAACTCCTCAACACCTCCAGCAGGAAGCCGACACTTCCTCAGTCCGAAGCTGTATTTCTGCACACTCTTGtgttctccatctctctgctcaCTGTGGCTCTCAACCTGCTTGTCATCATCTCAGTCTCCCACTTCAG GCAGCTCCACACACCCAccaacatcctcctcctctctctggctgtctCAGACTTTCTCGTGGGCCTCCTGCTGATGCCGGTAGAAATCCTTAGAAAAACATCCTGCTGGTTTCTTGGTGACCTCATGTGTTCTTTGTATATTTATGTAGCTTACATCACTCCCTCTGCCTCAGTAGGAGACATGGTGCTCATCTCAGTCGACCGCTATGTTGCTATTTGTGACCCTCTGCATTATACCACCAGAATCACTGTGAGAAAAGTTaaactctgtgtttgtctgtgttggttctgttctgttttctacTGCAGTCTCTTTGTAAAATATGGCATGACTCAACCAGACAGATATGATTCCTGCTACGGAGAGTGTGTGATTGTTATAAGTTATATTGCAGGAGCTGCTGatcttgtttttacttttattgttcCCATCACTGTCATCGTAGTTCTGTATATGAGAGTGTTTGTAGTGGCTGTGTCTCAGGCTCGTGCCATGCGCTCTCACATTACAGCTGTCACACTCCAAACTTCAGTGACTCTAACAAAGAACTCTGAGCTGAAAGCAGCCAGGACTCTTGGGGTTCTTGTAGTTGTGTTCTTAGTATGTTTCTGCCCATATTACTGTGTCTCTTTTGCAGGTGACAATACGCTCAATTCTTCATCTGCATCGTATGGGCTCTCTCTTTTGTATTTACACTCCTGTCTAAACCCTGTGATCTATGCGTTGTTCTACCCCTGGtttaaaaaagctgtttttcaaattGTTACATTTAAGATTCTGCAGCCTGGTTCCTGTGAGGCCAACATACTCTAG